One genomic window of Coffea eugenioides isolate CCC68of chromosome 1, Ceug_1.0, whole genome shotgun sequence includes the following:
- the LOC113780389 gene encoding heat stress transcription factor A-2b-like isoform X2, with protein MDPPYPVKEEYPDQYHAGSSSSPPGTLAPQPMEGLHDAGPPPFLTKTFDMVDDSTTDHIVSWSRGGHSFVVWDPHAFSTALLPRFFKHNNFSSFVRQLNTYGFRKIDPDKWEFANEAFLRGQKHLLRNIRRRKAPSQPTSPQQALGPCVEVGRFGLDAEVDRLRRDKQVLMMELVKLRQQQQSTRAHLQSMEVRLQGTEKKQQHMMSFLAKAMQNPEFIHQLIQQKDKRKELEEAFTKKRPRPIDQGPGGGESSRSGEVRNHVKAEPSEFGDHYGYQVSELEALALEMQGFGRAARRDRDEEQDELEKELDEGFWEELLNEGFDEEGETGKEGGGEEDVNVLADRIPF; from the exons ATGGATCCTCCGTACCCTGTTAAGGAAGAGTATCCGGATCAGTACCATGCTGGATCAAGCTCATCTCCGCCCGGGACGCTAGCGCCGCAGCCAATGGAAGGGCTACACGACGCGGGCCCTCCGCCCTTCCTGACCAAGACCTTTGACATGGTGGATGATTCCACCACTGATCACATTGTTTCTTGGAGCAGAGGAGGTCACAGTTTCGTTGTGTGGGATCCTCATGCCTTCTCCACCGCCCTCCTCCCTAGATTCTTTAAGCACAACAATTTCTCTAGCTTTGTCCGCCAACTAAACACTTAC GGCTTTAGAAAGATTGATCCTGATAAATGGGAGTTTGCTAATGAAGCATTTCTTAGGGGTCAGAAGCACCTACTGCGGAACATCAGGAGAAGAAAGGCACCTTCGCAGCCTACTTCTCCACAGCAAGCTCTTGGCCCTTGTGTTGAAGTAGGAAGATTTGGACTTGATGCAGAAGTGGATCGATTGCGGCGGGACAAGCAGGTACTGATGATGGAACTCGTTAAACTTAGACAGCAGCAGCAAAGCACAAGAGCACACCTTCAGTCAATGGAGGTGAGGTTACAGGGCACAGAGAAGAAGCAGCAACACATGATGAGTTTCCTAGCAAAAGCTATGCAGAACCCGGAGTTCATACATCAATTGATCCAGCAAAAGGATAAAAGGAAAGAACTTGAAGAAGCCTTTACTAAGAAAAGACCACGTCCAATTGATCAAGGGCCTGGAGGCGGAGAATCCAGCCGAAGCGGTGAAGTTCGAAACCACGTCAAAGCTGAACCTTCAGAATTTGGAGATCACTACGGTTACCAAGTGTCTGAACTCGAGGCGTTAGCATTAGAAATGCAGGGGTTTGGTAGAGCGGCGAGAAGAGATCGAGATGAAGAGCAGGATGAACTGGAGAAGGAACTTGACGAGGGATTTTGGGAAGAGTTGTTGAATGAGGGGTTTGATGAAGAAGGGGAAACTGGGAAAGAAGGTGGCGGAGAGGAAGACGTGAACGTACTGGCTGATAG GATTCCGTTCTGA
- the LOC113780389 gene encoding heat stress transcription factor A-6b-like isoform X1, producing the protein MDPPYPVKEEYPDQYHAGSSSSPPGTLAPQPMEGLHDAGPPPFLTKTFDMVDDSTTDHIVSWSRGGHSFVVWDPHAFSTALLPRFFKHNNFSSFVRQLNTYGFRKIDPDKWEFANEAFLRGQKHLLRNIRRRKAPSQPTSPQQALGPCVEVGRFGLDAEVDRLRRDKQVLMMELVKLRQQQQSTRAHLQSMEVRLQGTEKKQQHMMSFLAKAMQNPEFIHQLIQQKDKRKELEEAFTKKRPRPIDQGPGGGESSRSGEVRNHVKAEPSEFGDHYGYQVSELEALALEMQGFGRAARRDRDEEQDELEKELDEGFWEELLNEGFDEEGETGKEGGGEEDVNVLADRFGFLGSSPK; encoded by the exons ATGGATCCTCCGTACCCTGTTAAGGAAGAGTATCCGGATCAGTACCATGCTGGATCAAGCTCATCTCCGCCCGGGACGCTAGCGCCGCAGCCAATGGAAGGGCTACACGACGCGGGCCCTCCGCCCTTCCTGACCAAGACCTTTGACATGGTGGATGATTCCACCACTGATCACATTGTTTCTTGGAGCAGAGGAGGTCACAGTTTCGTTGTGTGGGATCCTCATGCCTTCTCCACCGCCCTCCTCCCTAGATTCTTTAAGCACAACAATTTCTCTAGCTTTGTCCGCCAACTAAACACTTAC GGCTTTAGAAAGATTGATCCTGATAAATGGGAGTTTGCTAATGAAGCATTTCTTAGGGGTCAGAAGCACCTACTGCGGAACATCAGGAGAAGAAAGGCACCTTCGCAGCCTACTTCTCCACAGCAAGCTCTTGGCCCTTGTGTTGAAGTAGGAAGATTTGGACTTGATGCAGAAGTGGATCGATTGCGGCGGGACAAGCAGGTACTGATGATGGAACTCGTTAAACTTAGACAGCAGCAGCAAAGCACAAGAGCACACCTTCAGTCAATGGAGGTGAGGTTACAGGGCACAGAGAAGAAGCAGCAACACATGATGAGTTTCCTAGCAAAAGCTATGCAGAACCCGGAGTTCATACATCAATTGATCCAGCAAAAGGATAAAAGGAAAGAACTTGAAGAAGCCTTTACTAAGAAAAGACCACGTCCAATTGATCAAGGGCCTGGAGGCGGAGAATCCAGCCGAAGCGGTGAAGTTCGAAACCACGTCAAAGCTGAACCTTCAGAATTTGGAGATCACTACGGTTACCAAGTGTCTGAACTCGAGGCGTTAGCATTAGAAATGCAGGGGTTTGGTAGAGCGGCGAGAAGAGATCGAGATGAAGAGCAGGATGAACTGGAGAAGGAACTTGACGAGGGATTTTGGGAAGAGTTGTTGAATGAGGGGTTTGATGAAGAAGGGGAAACTGGGAAAGAAGGTGGCGGAGAGGAAGACGTGAACGTACTGGCTGATAGGTTTGGCTTCTTGGGTTCGAGTCCGAAATAG